The following are encoded together in the Phocoena sinus isolate mPhoSin1 chromosome 11, mPhoSin1.pri, whole genome shotgun sequence genome:
- the ZNF620 gene encoding LOW QUALITY PROTEIN: zinc finger protein 620 (The sequence of the model RefSeq protein was modified relative to this genomic sequence to represent the inferred CDS: inserted 2 bases in 1 codon; deleted 1 base in 1 codon; substituted 2 bases at 2 genomic stop codons), producing the protein MLSLRLHCAGVTSQDLRAVCEAEMPAMLQITWRPEPVTFEDVTVYFTQNEWVILDPVQRALYREVMLENYAHVASLVFSFTRPVLVSQLEXGELPWGLDPWEPVGREALRGVCPGGETRTDKEESTPKEHISKEAESHGLTLGGLPGNVPQHLGFRSHLEQHSHGMVKRTKSKRRDFTDGSTRYQEACAVESGEKCEKLGKYISVSTQLTTNQTISSGQLSYKCGKCDRCFIRMADFHRHQRCHTGEKSFECKECGKYFSYNSLLIRHQVIHTGKKPFKCKECGKGLSSDMALIQHQRIHTGAKPYECRECGKAFSCSPVFLQHQRFHTGEKLHECDECWKTSSCSSSFILHQRMHTGEKPCECKECGKXLSSNTALTQHQRIHTGEKPFECKECGKAFNQKITLVQHERGHTGEKPXECKVCGKTFSWCGRFILHQKLHVQETCVQE; encoded by the exons ATGCTTTCTCTTCGCTTGCACTGTGCGGG TGTCACATCTCAGGACCTGAGGGCAGTGTGCGAAGCAGAGATGCCTGCCATGCTCCAGATCACCTGGCGCCCA GAGCCAGTGACCTTTGAGGATGTGACTGTGTACTTCACCCAGAATGAATGGGTCATCCTGGATCCTGTGCAGAGGGCCTTGTACAGGGAGGTGATGCTGGAGAATTATGCACATGTGGCTTCCCTGG TTTTTTCGTTCACCAGACCTGTTCTGGTTTCTCAGCTGGAGTGAGGGGAACTGCCATGGGGCCTCGATCCCTGGGAACCCGTGGGCAGGGAGGCCCTCAGAGGAGTCTGTCCAG GCGGGGAGACCAGAACTGACAAGGAAGAATCAACGCCAAAAGAACACATTTCTAAAGAAGCAGAGTCCCACGGACTGACATTAGGAGGGCTGCCAGGGAATGTTCCCCAGCACCTTGGCTTCAGGAGCCACCTAGAACAGCACAGCCACGGGATGGTTAAGAGGACAAAGTCAAAGAGGAGAGATTTCACAGATGGGTCAACCAGGTATCAGGAGGCCTGTGCTGTGGAGAGCGGGGAGAAGTGTGAGAAACTGGGAAAATACATTAGTGTTAGCACACAACTCACTACAAATCAGACAATTTCTAGCGGTCAGCTATCTTATAAGTGTGGAAAATGTGACAGATGCTTCATTCGGATGGCAGACTTCCACAGACATCAGAGATGTCACACTGGTGAAAAGTCTTTTGAATGCAAAGAATGCGGAAAATACTTCAGCTATAATTCCTTACTTATCCGGCATCAGGTAATCCACACTGGGAAGAAACCATTTAAATGCAAAGAATGTGGGAAAGGTCTCAGTTCGGACATGGCCTTGATTCAGcatcagagaatccacactggagCAAAGCCTTATGAGTGTCGGGAGTGCGGCAAGGCCTTCAGCTGCAGCCCCGTCTTCCTCCAGCACCAGAGGttccacactggagagaagctCCATGAGTGCGACGAATGTTGGAAAACTTCCAGCTGT AGCTCAAGTTTCATCCTCCATCAGCGAATgcacactggggagaaaccctGTGAATGTAAGGAGTGTGGGAAATGATTAAGCTCCAACACAGCCCTGACTCAGCATCAGCGGatccacactggggagaaaccttTTGAATGTAAGGAGTGTGGGAAGGCGTTCAATCAGAAAATCACCCTGGTTCAGCATGAGCGTGGCCACACTGGTGAGAAACC TGAGTGTAAGGTGTGTGGGAAAACCTTTAGCTGGTGTGGAAGGTTCATCCTGCATCAGAAACTCCACGTGCAGGAGACATGTGTCCAAGAGTAG